Proteins found in one Plasmodium malariae genome assembly, chromosome: 13 genomic segment:
- the PmUG01_13017100 gene encoding small subunit rRNA processing factor, putative, translating into MTDNLIKKKKNEKLLKKKNRMEKVSSDDNKPIYRKKKKVKFNDLECELKEKLNNIKEEKIRINDKGEKKKKIHSTSNNNNGNISGSNNDYYNGNNNYDKNNNVVVDTSSVAVTDYTTMLPPRKKIKNMKKEDNNESEMKNEDNFYYTLDEEYTKHEKKKSNDLIQISKQLKNGEDNLTENKKNVKYKNSCNSEEDILKKKEKKSSLKEKKKKKEKNFIIQGKKNEEHNEEEVSTMCNLKKTTKNNKKDKTKVHNFLKENHSKTRKNNFKNDIKKLSIYNKNKENIKMTFEVTNRFTVLGCDWDNISSVDVFYLFESYYNFEKRKKKFIDYSKSRAVKKVTIYTSKYGEKKLKYEQEHGPLINFDLLRRKGENEGALYRRNNFLDYIKDDESVQSGHSEGNDKGEGSKGSNQDENNGENQSDDKNLKKKKKKKAKKKSSNIAKIKKERNNNCVIWNRHVDEEEEEENEKIRLYQIQRSRYYFALVECYSKEIVEFLYEELNDMDADFCINYLDLRIIDDNCSLDDYKIKETCDRIPENYQFRYSISTALKHTYAKSTWDENPKRKKLLSTKFTEENLRELDLKEYLANSSSDDEDDHDKNITPVNKNEMCNKEHYRKLLLGDIINENTTPNEKEINIDYFPSDNSSEHSSNSDEGERKEKSADDGNKEKECSGHFNNNEKETIKKISVAHLIKKEKFEKISTNNKKAQVSNTNQNNLTMKSNNKNNNEKNKYKTKGQHIITDDDNSDKDNEVVQVFKNILINKEKKEDKKTPWETYLDRVRHKRKIKKKAYIDSMKKKDEEIKKIITKKTNKRKKDAIIKNQGENVNEKINENHQIDSRFADLYKNKDFNLDITNPNYKKTKFNEDILQKKL; encoded by the exons ATGACtgataatttaattaaaaaaaaaaaaaatgagaagttattaaagaagaaaaataggATGGAAAAGGTAAGTAGTGATGATAATAAACCTATTtatagaaagaaaaaaaaggtgaAATTTAATGATTTGGAATGTgaattaaaggaaaaattaaataacatcaaagaggaaaaaataaggataaatgataaagggg aaaaaaaaaaaaaaatacattctactagtaacaataataatggtaACATTAGTGGTAGTAATAATGATTATTATAATGGTAATAacaattatgataaaaataataatgtagtAGTAGATACGAGTTCTGTTGCAGTTACGGATTATACAACTATGTTACCtccaagaaaaaaaataaaaaatatgaaaaaagaagacaATAATGAAAGTGAAATGAAGAATGaggataatttttattatactctTGATGAAGAATATACTAAGcacgaaaaaaagaaaagtaatgATCTTATTCAAATTAGTAAACAACTTAAGAATGGTGAGGACAATTTaacagaaaataaaaaaaatgtgaaatataaaaattcatgTAATAGCGAAGaggatatattaaaaaaaaaggaaaaaaaaagtagtttaaaagagaaaaaaaaaaaaaaagagaagaattTTATCATACAAGGtaagaaaaatgaagaacATAATGAAGAAGAAGTTAGTACCATGTGTAACctaaaaaaaacaacaaaaaacaataaaaaggataaaacaaaagtgcataattttttaaaagaaaatcatAGTAAAACtaggaaaaataattttaaaaatgatattaaaaaacttagcatttataataaaaataaagaaaatattaaaatgacTTTCGAAGTGACCAATCGTTTTACAGTGTTAGGTTGTGACTGGGATAATATTTCGAGTGTTGAtgttttttacctttttgaatcgtattataattttgaaaaaagaaaaaaaaaatttatcgaTTATAGTAAAAGTAGAGCAGTTAAAAAGGTTACTATTTATACGTCCAAGTACGGAGAGAAAAAGCTTAAGTACGAGCAAGAGCATGGACCCCTAATTAATTTTGATCTTTTAAGGAGGAAAGGGGAAAATGAAGGGGCCTTATACAGAAGAAATAACTTTTTGGACTATATAAAAGATGATGAAAGTGTACAAAGTGGTCACAGTGAGGGTAATGACAAAGGTGAGGGAAGTAAAGGAAGTAACCAAGATGAAAACAATGGAGAAAATCAATCagatgataaaaatttaaaaaaaaaaaaaaaaaaaaaggcgaaaaagaaaagttcAAACATAgcgaaaattaaaaaagaaagaaataataattgcGTTATATGGAATAGACACGTTGacgaagaggaagaagaagaaaatgaaaaaattcgTTTATATCAAATTCAACGGTCAAGGTACTATTTTGCGTTAGTAGAATGCTATAGTAAAGAAATAgttgaatttttatatgaagaGTTGAATGATATGGATGCAGATTTTTGTATCAATTATTTAGATCTTAGAATAATTGATGATAATTGTTCGCTTGATgactataaaataaaagagacATGTGACAGAATTCCAGAGAATTATCAATTCCGTTATAGTATTAGCACTGCTTTGAAACATACGTATGCTAAGTCAACGTGGGATGAAAATcctaaaagaaaaaaattattatcgACAAAATTTACTGAAGAAAACTTAAGAGAATTagatttaaaagaatatttagcCAATTCTTCCAGTGATGATGAAGATGAccatgataaaaatataactccagttaataaaaatgaaatgtgCAATAAGGAACATTATAGAAAACTACTTCTGGGtgatattataaatgaaaataccACACCAAATgagaaagaaataaatattgatTATTTTCCTTCGGATAATAGTAGCGAGCATAGTAGTAATAGTGACGAAGGagaaagaaaggaaaaatctGCAGATGATGGTAACAAAGAAAAGGAGTGTTCTGggcattttaataataatgagaaaGAGACAATAAAGAAAATCAGTGTTGCACatcttattaaaaaagaaaaatttgaaaagaTTTCAACTAATAATAAGAAAGCACAAGTCAGTAATACGAATCAGAATAATCTTACAATGAAAAGCAATAATAAGaacaataatgaaaaaaacaaatataaaacaaaggGACAGCACATTATAACTGATGATGATAATAGTGATAAAGATAATGAAGTTGTTcaagtttttaaaaatatattaataaataaagagaaaaaagaagataagaAAACCCCTTGGGAAACATATTTAGATAGAGTAAGacataaaaggaaaataaagaaaaaagcatatatagattcaatgaaaaaaaaagatgaagaaataaaaaaaataataacaaaaaaaacaaataaaagaaaaaaagatgccataataaaaaatcaagGAGAAAATGTTAACGAAAAAATTAACGAAAATCACCAAATCGATAGTAGATTTGCAgatttgtataaaaataaagattttAATTTGGATATAACAAATCCTAATTATAAGAAAACTAAATTTAATGAAGATATTCTtcaaaaaaagttataa
- the PmUG01_13017200 gene encoding conserved Plasmodium protein, unknown function — protein sequence MMKKIMLSILLCLLSFQLSHTFIKENGEINDKNVIFMQIDRDMNEPPYSVINVFYTESLLNDDLVKEIENNRKMEKNKIQNYFRKNLSANKYFMDYSTKQKEQMESLIDLS from the exons atgatgaaaaaaattatgcttTCAATTTTACTATGTCTGTTGTCTTTTCAATTAAgtcatacatttataaaagaaaatggtgaaattaatgataaaaatgtcATATTTATGCAAATAGACAGAGATATG AACGAGCCGCCTTATTCTGTAATTAACGTCTTCTACACGGAGTCACTCTTAAATGATGATTTAGTTAAAGAAAT AGAAAACAATAGAAAAAtggagaaaaataaaattcaaaattattttagaaag aatctGTCTGCAAATAAGTATTTCATGGATTACTCTACTAAGcaa aAAGAACAAATGGAGTCATTAATTG ATTTAAGTTGA
- the PmUG01_13017300 gene encoding conserved Plasmodium protein, unknown function, producing MNRKFSCPTIDNPELKNKKKTRLIRLKNGHYRRIVDISNIDKLDILPISCTFACPSPRQEEKEEKKSTESQNSKSSKEDKMSNNSLTDERYCIDVIEEKSEGVHTIGTISDLSITRTSMKSIENVSLKVQSEFDEEELNQEEVEEEYANSEEEEEEVEQEQEEEELEQEQEEEELEQEEEEEKEEEEEEEEDDDDEDFLDEKKEENVEVPPEEKTLIAPSKTLMKGTKTNIYFLSNKEMVQALMCYNYKCNAVVFEKDTFLRYLYMKSINNIILNERMIEQLCKQENLKYVLASNSIVVESTDFLKPLIIEFESSISKKVFVNHIKYTAQNEIDMNKFSEYFDELHPNEKLRLSKVERFHSLNVIATNN from the exons ATGAATCGAAAATTTAGCTGTCCAACTATTGATAATCCTgaacttaaaaataaaaaaaaaacaagattAATTCGATTGAAAAATGGGCACTACAGGAGAATAGTTGATATATCAAACATAGACAAATTAGATATATTACCTATATCATGCACTTTTGCTTGTCCCTCACCTAGACAGGAAGAAAAAG aggaaaaaaaatcaacAGAATCTCAAAATAGTAAAAGCTCAAAAGAGGATAAAATGAGTAATAATTCACTAACGGATGAAAGATATTGTATTGATGTAATCGAGGAAAAATCAGAGGGCGTTCACACTATTGGGACTATTTCCGACCTTTCCATTACTCGAACCAGCATGAAAAGTATAGAAAATGTATCCTTGAAAGTGCAATCTGAATTTGACGAGGAGGAATTAAACCAGGAAGAAGTCGAAGAAGAATATGCGAATTcggaagaagaggaagaagaagtGGAACAGGAACAGGAGGAAGAAGAATTGGAACAGGAACAGGAGGAAGAAGAATTGGAACAGGAAGAGGAAGAGGAAAAGGAAGAggaggaagaagaagaagaagatgaTGATGACGAAGACTTTTTggatgaaaaaaaggaagaaaatgtGGAAGTACCACCTGAggaaaaaacattaatagCACCATCAAAAACATTAATGAAAGgaacaaaaacaaatatttactttttatcaAATAAAGAAATGGTTCAGGCTTTAATGTGCTATAACTATAAATGTAATGCTGTAGTATTTGAAAAAGATACATTTTTAAGgtacttatatatgaaatCTATCAATAATATCATATTAAATGAACGCATGATTGAGCAATTGTGTAAAcaggaaaatttaaaatatgtctTAGCAAGTAATTCAATTGTTGTTGAATCTACGGATTTTCTTAAACCCCTTATTATTGAATTTGAATCATCAATTTCTAAAAAGGTTTTTGtaaatcatataaaatatactgcACAAAATGAAATAGATATGAACAAATTCAGCGAATATTTTGATGAACTTCATCCGAATGAAAAATTACGTCTCAGTAAAGTCGAAAGATTTCACTCCCTCAATGTGATAGCCACGAACAACTAG